In the Agrococcus sp. Marseille-Q4369 genome, one interval contains:
- a CDS encoding SRPBCC domain-containing protein: protein MAIEATGTVTEHGESAELVLERRVAHDALAVWPYFAEARELGMWFGGYAGDPDSGEVVVSMSAEEDDATIAVEILDCAAPEHLAVRTHDEHGSWSLEVELIDGGHEQGSGTTVRFTHHDVALAALPDIGPGWEWYLDRLVAALGGQPMPEWDDYYPALRDAYTR from the coding sequence CACGGCGAGAGCGCGGAGCTCGTGCTCGAGCGCCGCGTCGCGCACGACGCGCTCGCCGTCTGGCCGTACTTCGCGGAAGCGCGCGAGCTCGGGATGTGGTTCGGCGGCTACGCGGGCGACCCCGACTCGGGTGAAGTGGTCGTCTCGATGAGCGCCGAGGAGGACGACGCGACGATCGCCGTCGAGATCCTCGACTGCGCCGCGCCCGAGCACCTCGCGGTGCGCACGCACGACGAGCACGGCTCGTGGAGCCTCGAGGTCGAGCTCATCGACGGCGGGCACGAGCAGGGCTCGGGCACGACCGTGCGCTTCACGCACCACGACGTCGCGCTCGCGGCGCTGCCCGACATCGGGCCGGGGTGGGAGTGGTATCTCGACCGGCTCGTCGCCGCGCTCGGCGGGCAGCCGATGCCCGAGTGGGACGACTACTACCCGGCGCTGCGGGACGCGTACACGCGCTGA
- a CDS encoding bifunctional methylenetetrahydrofolate dehydrogenase/methenyltetrahydrofolate cyclohydrolase — protein sequence MTAQVLDGNRTAAAIKDELRERVDVLRGKGVTPGLGTLLVGDDPGSQSYVKGKHRDCAEVGIESIRVDLPSSASSADVEAAIRDLNSAREVTGYIIQLPLPAGHDEHAMLGLMDPAKDADGLHPENLGRLVLGVDGPIESPLPCTPAGIVQMLRRHDIEIAGATVAIVGRGLTVGRPLGLLLTRKGIDATVTLCHSRTPDLAAQVREADIVVAAVGVPGLIKAGWVKPGAAVLDVGITRGLSAETGKVKLLGDVDPGVREVAGWISPVPGGVGPMTRVMLLDNVVQMAEKAVRSR from the coding sequence ATGACGGCGCAGGTCCTCGATGGCAACCGCACCGCGGCCGCGATCAAGGACGAGCTGCGCGAGCGCGTCGACGTGCTGCGCGGCAAGGGCGTGACGCCCGGGCTCGGCACCCTGCTCGTCGGCGACGATCCCGGCAGCCAGTCGTACGTCAAGGGCAAGCACCGGGACTGCGCCGAGGTGGGCATCGAGTCGATCCGCGTCGACCTGCCCTCGAGCGCGTCGAGCGCCGACGTCGAGGCCGCGATCCGCGACCTCAACAGCGCGCGCGAGGTGACGGGCTACATCATCCAGCTGCCGCTGCCGGCGGGGCACGACGAGCACGCGATGCTCGGGCTCATGGATCCGGCGAAGGATGCCGACGGCCTCCACCCAGAGAACCTCGGGCGGCTCGTGCTCGGCGTCGATGGCCCGATCGAGTCGCCGCTGCCGTGCACGCCCGCGGGCATCGTGCAGATGCTGCGCCGGCACGACATCGAGATCGCGGGCGCGACGGTCGCGATCGTCGGCCGCGGGCTCACGGTCGGCCGGCCGCTCGGGCTGCTGCTGACGCGCAAGGGCATCGACGCGACCGTGACGCTCTGCCACTCGCGCACGCCGGACCTCGCGGCGCAGGTGCGGGAGGCCGACATCGTCGTCGCGGCGGTCGGCGTGCCGGGGCTCATCAAGGCTGGCTGGGTCAAGCCCGGCGCGGCCGTGCTCGACGTGGGCATCACGCGCGGGCTCTCGGCCGAGACCGGCAAGGTCAAGCTGCTCGGCGACGTCGACCCGGGCGTGCGCGAGGTCGCCGGCTGGATCTCGCCCGTGCCGGGCGGCGTCGGCCCGATGACGCGCGTCATGCTGCTCGACAACGTCGTGCAGATGGCGGAGAAGGCGGTGCGGTCGCGATAG